The nucleotide window ttttctgAATACCTTGTGGGTTTATGACatttacaaatcattgcattagACAGCGTCCCAACTTTGTTAGGATTTGGGTtgcaaaagtgtgtgtaataaattataaatgtaggtCTTTATCAGTTTACTAGATCAGTATGATGTTTGGCAGAGAAATTAGcagtgtctgtttgtctgtgtgcaCACTgctttgggtgtgtgtgtgtgtgcgtgtgtgtgtgtgtgtgtgtgtgtgtgcatgggtgcgtttgtttttctgtgtgtctgtgtctatatgtatgtgtgtgtgtttaggtctCTGTTAACACAGCTGAGGAAGTTACAGTCTCTGGTGAAACAGACGGCGAGTAAAGCGGCTCAGACCAGCACCTGCATCGTGGTCAGTGCATTTCATTATAATTTCCGTGTTAAAGGATAATCACTAAATGAatgctaataaataatttatgtcTAACTTGCTAATTCTGCTTCAGCATGATAGCTAAATGAAATTTTCTGTGTTAAGAACAGGGGTTagtgaataaataatggaatTATTTACGTTGCTGATcacaaagtttttttcttttttcagattttgCTCTTCTCTTTAACCTTGATTATTTTCCCAAGTTTCCGTCCATTCAGTCTGAGCACTCAAGCTTCAGATAGCACGTACACGCCCACTGGAGGTATGGCTTCTGATTAGCATTTAACAATCGGCTCATCACTTTGATTGGACTAGAACACTCATATTTCTGTAATAAATTCAGGattctgttttttcccctctgtgaAGTAATTTCCAGAAACATCCTAAACGATGAAGCATCTCCTCTTGTCCCATCTGAGAATGCAGAAGATGATAAATCCCTCCTTACTGAGTTCCAATCAGTGGTGGAGATGCAGCGAGGGGAGAACTATGACACAGATGACTCAAACAGAGATGACAGGCTACAGGAAATACTGCTTCAGGAGGATACACAGAAAGGAAACGACTCTGCGACAGAGGAAAATGGGAAGGAGATAGTAAACATCAACTTGCAGTCTCCTCCAGCAGGGGGTGCTGTGGTGGATGTCGATGCAACTAAACCTGCTCATGCTGACGAAATGTAGTAACATGAAGTTCTAATTTTATTCATGGACGCTAATGGGCCATGTCCCAAATCAGTCGCACTATACACAGGTACGTTAGTAGTTGCACTACTGGGACAGAGCAGCTAGGATGGCTGGTATgacttcttttttaatattggTGGGTGTATCTGTTAAGACACTATCTCAGTGCTGTAGTGCACATTGTGTTTGCTTAGGACAGTGGGTGGGCTGTGTCTCTAATCACCAGTTTGGAATTGAggtttttctgttctgtttaacgtctttattttctataataaaCATCACGATGTcaaacgtgtttgtgtgtgtgcaatcttctagtttgtttgttgattttgaGAGGGAGGCCTGAGTACACTGATCAGGGTTCCAACGGCTCATGgaattttttagatatttgcatttcagTAGAAATATCAATAtcataaaataagtataaatagcgataaaatataaaaaataacaattcaatatggaatataaaacaatatatacatttaaaaaatacaaatattaaaaaagttaaataaacattagaACTTACAAGAATTTAGGTAAATAATAAACTCATCTGACTCTGTGTCAGAAGAGTAGAAAGCAACACTAACAACATTTATCAAATTCCTtaactattttctttctttcttttttctttctttctttctttctttctttctttctttttttctttctttctttctttctttttgaccaAAGCTTTTAATGACTCCCTCAGCTCTGCTTTGTCCGGCTGTTCCATTGAATATTTCCTGCTTAGGGTTTCATACGTCTTGCAGGATGCTGAACAGAGCGAAAATATATTATTAgcaacattaaattaaatgtgtaatCCAATGTCTAAAAGTGTACATAATAAcatctaaaatatattaaaaaaatctggaCAAGCATCAACAAACTCACAAAACTGCTTCAGAAGGTGTGAGGTCACCGTTTTGGTTGTGCGGGGAATTTACCCTGTAAAGAGGAGCAATCCAGACAtgattacacatttttacattattattaataaactttgTATTCATTTAATTGTTATATTGTAGTTTTTAGTGATTTACAACACATCCAGCTTTTTCCCTCCCATTAGGAACAGAGCAGACATCTAACACCTTTCACTCACAACATATGAAAGGCATTCCTTATTTTCCGTAAAATATCACGGTTTCCTGAGTATGTCTGCTTACTTGAGTTACATGGTTGTTTGCGGATGTTGTGTAACCTGGGTCACTTTTTATCTGCATACATCCAATAAACAATTAAGTGGGAGTTTACTGTTTCCTAATCTTTCCGGATTCTGCTCTGTTCATGCAGTGTGGTGTTAAAATTAGACGACAGAAAGGTTAAATGTAAAGTTTGTAAAACAACTATCGAGCATACACCAAATAATTGAGAGGGAGCACATTGCAGAACCACAGTAAAAACCATGCTACCCCTATGCAGCTGAAAGTAGCATCATCTTTGGCCCAAGTGCCCATCACTACTCTACTGCAGCCTCCCCATATAGCTTCAACAGAAAAGCAGTCAGCCAATGAATCCACTCCCACCTCCAGCCATGACAGCAGTGTGAGACACAGTTGAGCACGTCTCGACTTAACACCAGTAAAAACCCTGGAGGCTGAAATCTTGTGGTGCCTTAAGCTTGTTGAGTCCCTCTCGTCATACAGATTATCAGAACAAATTTTTATATAGCTATAACTTTAGCTAGCTAGttctaattaaaacatttttaagtgtAGCCTATGTTAGATAGCATAAGTGGTCACTGACATTATTCAAATTGTAGTTAATTAGGTTGCGAGCTAATTACTGTTAACTTGTTAATACAGTTTCAATCAATGTTGTATTTGATGTTTAGGATAATTGAAAAGATTGACAAGGCACTTGCAAATGGCTAGTACCctgtttttctgttcattttaggTCATGGAAATTCAGCTTTTTAGTCAGTGAAAGTCAGGGAAAAGTCAGGGTCAGGTTAATTTGGCTTAGAGTAAGATCCATGACTGatgtaatgaatgaataaatgaagtgACATGATCACAATCGGTCTGAAAGCGGCACTCTAACGGTATTTGATGACCACTATGGAGCACTGTGAAGAATCATACTGATTTTTCAGCTGGAGAGAGTTACAGTGAAATTACTCCTCCCCAAATCATACCTTCTTCCCAAATCCTAATAGGTATATTTTGAGAAAGTTGTGCTCTATTTTGTacagagacaaaagaaaaggaatgaaaCAGGTGGTTAatgttaattttcttttttttttgtgtgtgttgtgtttttattcaggTTTTGTAACACTTGACATTGAACTGGATTCAGGAAATCTGATTTCATTAGACTCTCATTGGCTGTTTCAGATGAGTAAAATTAAGAAtgatttttctcacacacacacacacacacacacacacacacacacacacacacacacacacacacacacacacacacacacacacacacacacacacacacacacacacacacacacacacacacacacacaaaagtggtgTGGCGTGGCATTCCTGGGGTAGAGAAAGTATAAACCTTGCTATACAGAGTTAAAATAAAGCCTTCAGTTGCTCACACTTGATTCAATGAGGTGTCAGTGTTagataaaggaataaaaaaactttattaaaactaGCCATAAAAATTCAAGTAAAAACAatgtacatcacacacactgaacatctTATCATAAGGAATCACATTCAGAAACAGTGTGTACATAAGAATGTGTAGGCACTgaaatctctcacacacacacacacactcagagaaaACATGCATACTCACATGGTTACAAAGACACTTTAGCAGCCTTATTTCTGccacgcacacatacatacacacggaCACATACACTCTTTAGCAGCTTGGGAGAACACACAGTCAGTGTCACAGTCTCTTGACATTGCGTTTGCTCTGTGCGCTGCCTGGTAACAGCTGGCTCCGGCCCTTCCTGCGGGAGTGCATGTTGGGAAGGCGTGTGCAGTCTGCCGAGCCATGATAGGTTCGCAGACAGAAAGTGCAGAAATGGAACACACACTCGCTCCAGCTACACACACCTTCAGCCTTTACAGAGTTACAGCGAGCGGGACGCTCACACCGGGGACATGGACGGAGACATTCGTCACTGAACAGTGTCTTTGCAACCTGATGGCGAGGggagacacaaataaaaatgcattttaacttAATGTTGGTGTGTAGCTTTCAGTACCATATGTAGTAGCAAATATCTAAACTttgacacacacattttcaaaaCCTAGAGTCAAGTATGCTAGAGAAAGTATGTTACAGTGCTACCGAGTttgtacacacacctgcaggaaCTGTTGGCGTTTCATGGAGGGTGGAGTGTGTGCATGGGTGCCGTTAGTTgcaggagtgagtgtgtgagcacTGGGCGTTTTAGCCTGAGCTTGAACACTGCCAAGAGCCGAGCGACACGCCAGGGTTAACCGCGTCTCTGCATCCACCACTCGAGCAGCTCCACccatctgaaacacacaccagTAGTAACATTtgaccacacaaacacaggttTCAACAACTAACGGCACTCACCTCCAGTACGCGTTTCTGCTCTCGTTCATACATTCTCCTTCTGCGATTTGCCTTCCTGTCCTGCAGGATTATATCGCTCCAGGAGTCACACACCTGAGTACACCTGCTCACACAGAGTTAAAAGTACTGAATCGGTTTCGCCTAACTTCTCTGATCTGTGTTTAAAACTTATTTGTAACAATTTACTATTCCTCCTGTACATCTctgcgtgtatgtatgtgtgcgtgttaGCGCGTGCCTCACATTTGCAAGTCTTTGGCAGAGAGCAGCTGCAGGATGGAGGAAAGGATGTGGTGCAGATTCCTCATGTGAAGCTCACTGAGAACATCCACCTTACCTAAACCCATCTTCCGGCCAATCAAGTGAGAGAGCGGCAGGTGCGTTATGATTGGATGGTCAAGGTCATGTGAGAGGTTTAGGCATGTGCTGATTGACCGCTCAAGGTCATGTGAGAGAGTAAAGGAGCGGCTTAGAGCCTCCATGGCTTGCAATGCAGGAGTGAGCGACAGATCATGTTGAGTCACCCTAAGAGGCGGAGTCTCTGCAAACACCTCTTCCTCCAACTTTAGGCCCTGCCCATTCATGCACCAAACTTTGACCTCATCATCTGATTGTGAGCCCTCCCTGAGTGTGGACAGTCTGTGTTGGTGATCAAGTCTGGAGCGGCGGTGGTCTCGGCCGAGTGTAACCCGTGATGCACCGTCCTGGAATGAACAGtcatcaccaccatcctctAAGCCATCCAATCGCAGTGAACCAAAGCCACTGTCCTCAGACATGTTCAGTCcggagagaggagtgtgtgaaggAGTACTCAACACGCTCAGGCTCTCAGACAGATCAGCCGCTAGACGGGTCACAGGGGTCTGGAAGCCTTCTCGTCCCCGCTGCATCTCCGGTGTCTCAGACGGCAACAGGCCCGAGATGATGCTTTCATCCAAGTCAGGCTCAGACAAAGGGGGGCTTGCCTCATCCTTCCCGTCCTCCAGCGTGGACGTAACAGCCTGAGAGAACATCAGACGGCGCTTCATGCAGACCAAGGCTCCTGCGTCTGACCTGAGCGTGCTGAAAGAGAGCGGGCCACTAAGGAGGACATCCGGAGACTCTGCCTCTCCTTGTGTGCACGCATCCCTGCAGCCCAGTGTCCTGGACACACTCATCTTCATGTCAGTAAAGGATTTGGATGTGAGGATACGTCTGCGCAGAGACACATCTTTCTTGGTCAGTTTGGGAGTCTCACACCATTGCGGGTGAGATGGGTATTGACTGTCTCTCCCCCGTCTCTGAGAGCTGGACAAGTTCTCCTTCTGCGTGTCCACAATGCTGAAGTGGACACTCTCCTTCCCATATGTCCTGGTGTCATCGCCATGCGAGTAAGTGTGTGAGCTCACAGGATTGGTGAAAGATGGATTTCTGGACCCAGCCTTCACTGTCCATGTCTCCTAGTTAGGATCCTTACAACTAGTGGAGACAGGTATGAGTCTCACACTCCTGCTGggacaaaattataaacacattcaattttatagaaaaaaaacgtttatactaaaaataatttttttaatagaatatgTATAGTAGTTTCATCAATGACAAAATAAGCtggtttactaaaaaaaaaaaaaaaaaaaaaaaaaaaggaattctgTTTTACAACACattcataaaacaaaacacatccaCACAACACTCATTCAACACAACACTCATTCAACACACTGCATTACCTGGTCCCCTACATCCGGGCGTCGAGCAAAACCCTAGACAACCCTCATctcgtgcgtgtgcgtgtgttgcAGAAGGAGATCAGGAAGACAGAGTTAAGGTGAGTGAAGTGTGAGGAGCAGTGTGACAGAACTGTTTCCGGTGCTCGGGGGATTTTGAATGAAAGCAGCACTGATGAGAAGAATTACGGCTCGC belongs to Silurus meridionalis isolate SWU-2019-XX chromosome 4, ASM1480568v1, whole genome shotgun sequence and includes:
- the fbxo43 gene encoding F-box only protein 43, with product MLRVRARIFAAFGAVFRARRFKRWSSRAGEELSVEYAFWNHGNSEPSETWTVKAGSRNPSFTNPVSSHTYSHGDDTRTYGKESVHFSIVDTQKENLSSSQRRGRDSQYPSHPQWCETPKLTKKDVSLRRRILTSKSFTDMKMSVSRTLGCRDACTQGEAESPDVLLSGPLSFSTLRSDAGALVCMKRRLMFSQAVTSTLEDGKDEASPPLSEPDLDESIISGLLPSETPEMQRGREGFQTPVTRLAADLSESLSVLSTPSHTPLSGLNMSEDSGFGSLRLDGLEDGGDDCSFQDGASRVTLGRDHRRSRLDHQHRLSTLREGSQSDDEVKVWCMNGQGLKLEEEVFAETPPLRVTQHDLSLTPALQAMEALSRSFTLSHDLERSISTCLNLSHDLDHPIITHLPLSHLIGRKMGLGKVDVLSELHMRNLHHILSSILQLLSAKDLQMCTQVCDSWSDIILQDRKANRRRRMYEREQKRVLEMGGAARVVDAETRLTLACRSALGSVQAQAKTPSAHTLTPATNGTHAHTPPSMKRQQFLQVAKTLFSDECLRPCPRCERPARCNSVKAEGVCSWSECVFHFCTFCLRTYHGSADCTRLPNMHSRRKGRSQLLPGSAQSKRNVKRL